The genomic region TGTCCGCGTTCGTCGCCATCTCCCGGTAGAAGTCCTCGGTCTTCTGGGCGATCTGCGTGCCGTCGACGACCGGTGCCTGCGAGACCGGCACCGTCGTGATCACGGGCGGCGCGGGACCGGTCGGCTTGGTGCCGGTGCCAGTGCCGGTGCCAGTGCCAGGGGCGGGGCTGCGGCCGGTGGCCCGCGGCGTCCCCGAGCCGGTGCCGGGCACCGGAGCGCCGGACCCGGTGTTCGCGGCGGAGGTCTTGCCGCGGGTGGCGGAGGGGGTGCTCGACGCCGTCGGCAGCGCGGAGATCAGCGGCACGTCCGACGGGTAGCCCGGCAGGCCGATCTTCTCCACCTGGCCGCCGCCGCTGACCAGCTTGGCCGCGGCGAAACTCAGCCCGACCAGCACGAGCACCGAGGACACCACGGCGAACCAGGCCGCCCGCTTCCATGTGCGCGGGGGCGTGACGGACGCCGGGACCATGCCGATGTTGAACTTGCGCAGCCCGTCCGTGTCCGCGAGCGGGTCGGGCGGGCGGCGGCGCGGCAGCGGGATGCGGTCACCCCCGACGACGGGCCGCTGGTCCGCGATACCGTCGTCGAGACGGTGCTTGCCCGGCTGTTCGTCCATCCCCGACACCCCTCTGCGACGCAATCAGGGTAGGGCCGTTCGGACGTGCCGGAGCAACCTGAAGGGGTAATTCAAGACGAGTGACACCCGGAAGTGTGAACCCCTACCGCGGGGGCAGCTGGGCTTGGCCGCTCTTCAACTGCTTCTGCGTGCGCTGCACGCCGTTGAGGGCCGCCAGACCGCTGCCGCCGGCGATCAGCGCACCGATCACGTCGGCGCCCAGGGTGTCACCGCCGGTGATCAACAAGCCGATCACCGCACCCGCCGTGGTGATGATGGCGGCCTTCCAGCGGCTGCGGACGAACTGTGCGACAGGTGCTCCGGCGGCGCCCTTCTTGCCGGCGGCCGAGCCGAGCATGCCCAGGTATGCGTCGTGCGCCAAGGCGGCGAGCAGGCCGGCGATGGCGATCAGTGCGGCGATGAGGCCCATGCCTCCAGTGTGCCTCCAGATTTTTCCGGTGGACCATCCGTGATCGCCCTGATATCCGAATGCGCGTGGACATGTTCTGGCACGACGACTGCCTCGAGCACGACGCCGGTGAGGGACTGTGGGAGCTGCCGGGCTCCTGGCCGTGGCTGGACGTCGCCGAACCGCACCCGGAGAACGCGGCGCGGTTGCGCACGTTCCGGCATGCGCTGACGCACGGACCCGTGGCCGAGCACTTGAAGTGGCACGAGGGGCGCCATGCGTCCGTGGACGAGCTTCTGCGCGTGCACTCGGCTTCGTACCTGGACTCGTTGCGGGTGTCCGAGCGTGTGGCGCTGGAGGTGAACACGGTCGTCGGGCCGGAGACGTGGAACGCGGTGTGTGCGGCGGCGGGGACCTCGTTGGCCGCGCTGGAGTCAGGCGCGCCACTGGCCTACGCGCTCGTACGACCCCCTGGTCACCACGCCCAGCCGGCGATGGCGGACGGCTACTGCTTCGTGAACAACGCCGCGCTGGTGGCGGAGACCGCGCGGCGCCAGGGGATGCGGGTCGCGGTGCTGGACTGGGACGTGCACCACGGCAACGGCACCCAGGAGGTGTTCTACGACCGGCCGGACGTGCTGACCATCTCCGTGCACATGCGGCACGGGGCGTGGGGGCCGAACCATCCGCAGACGGGCGCGCCCTCGGAGGTGGGCGCTCACGGGCGGAACGTGAACATCGAGCTGTCGTTGGGCGCGGGTGACACGGCGTACTTGCGCGCGTTGGACGAGATCGCGTTCCCGTTGCTGCGGGAGTTCGAGCCGGACCTGCTGGTGTGCGCGTCGGGGTTCGACGGGTCGGCGTTCGACCCGAACGGCCGGCACAACCTGACCGCCGCCGGGTACCGCGAGATCGGGCGGCGGGTGGCGTCGTCCGGGACGCGCGTCGTGCTCACCCAGGAGGGCGGCTACCTGCGCGGGTACAGCGCGTTGTGCCTGCACGCGCTGGTGGAGGGGCTCCTGCGGCTTCCAGCGCCGTTGCTGGAGGATCCGCTGGCGTACGTGCCGGACGACAGCCGGCTGGTGGACGCGGACTTCGAACGCGTCCTCACGGCCGTCCGGCCTTTTTGGCCCGGCGTGCTGTGACGCCGGGCCGGTGGGCGTCCTACCTGCCGAGTGGGCCGCGGCCCATCTTGAGCAGGACCATCGCGAGGTCCTTGCCCTCCGGGCCCAGCGGCTTGTAGCGGTTGAGCACGTCGATCTCGCGGTTGTGCACGATCTTCGTGCCGCCCGCCGCCATCCGCGCTGCGCCGATGATCTTGGAGACCTCGACCCTGCGCTGGATCAGCCGCAGTATCTCGGCGTCCAGGTGGTCGATCTCCTCGCGCAGCTCGGTGATGTCGGGCGCGGTGGTGGTGGATTCCATCGTGGGTGACCTCTCGACTCTGCTGAGCCCCTGGCCCGGAAGCGACGAAGCCCCGGGGTCCGAGGACTCCGGGGCTTCGTGGTGGCTTCGTCAGCGCTGGACGACCACGGGAGCCGGAGTCCGGATCCCGTAGAAAAACTCGAAGCACGTCGCGCGCATGGACGTAGTGTGCCACACGTTGCGCCATTTACGCTTCGGCGTCTCACATAGCGACCTGGGGGTCTTATGAAGTACGCATTGGGGATGGCTGCTGCCCTCCTGCTGTCGGCCGTCGCCGTTCCCGCTGCTCAGGCGGAGACCGGCTTCGCGTCGGTCGAGCTCACGCCGACGTCGGGCTGGCTCGTCCAGTCGAACGGCACGTGGAACATCAGAGGCGGGTACGCGGGCGGTTTCGCGATCGACGTCACCAACCAGTCGGCCGGTGACGTGGACGACCTCCACCTGCGCATCTCGTTCCCGACCGACAAGCTTGAGGTCACCGGCTACGAGGGCGACCACTGGACCTGCTGGGACGTCGCCGGCGGTCCCGGCGTCGAGGGCGTCCACTGCCAGGCGGACTTCCTCGCGGTGCCGCAGGAGGCGTTCCCGACGCTGACGCTGGGCACGAAGGGCCACCAGCACCACACGGACACCCTCGACGTGTACGCCGAGAGCGGCGGCCACGACGAGGTGCACGCCGGAGTGGCCTACAAGGTCGACATCAGCACCTGATCGAAGCTGCTCGTCGAACACATGGTCGGGCGGTACCGGAATTGTCGGTGCCGCCCGGTACCGTGGATGGACGATGAGCGCCTTGTTCGACTTGCCCTCAAGTCCCCCCGTTTTCCGCGCGGGCCACCTGCTCGACGACCTGAACCCCGCGCAGCGCCGTGCCGTGGAGCACGCCGGCACGCCCCTGCTCGTGGTGGCGGGCGCCGGCTCCGGCAAGACGCGCGTCCTCACCAGGCGGATCGCGTACCTGCTCGCGGAACGTGACGTGCACCCCGGCCAGATCATGGCCATCACGTTCACGAACAAGGCCGCCGCCGAGATGAAGGAGCGCGTCGCCGACATGGTGGGCGCGCGCGCCCGTTCGATGTGGGTGTCGACGTTCCACTCGATGTGCGTGCGGGTCATGCGCCGCGAGGCGAAGACGCTGGGCATGTCGTCGAACTTCTCGATCTACGACAGCGACGACACGCGCCGGCTCATCACGCTCGTCGCCCGTGATCTCGACCTGGACCCGAAGAAGTACGCGGCGCGCACGCTCGCCGTGCACATCTCGAACCTCAAGAACGAGCTGGTCGACCCCGAGACCGCCACCGCGCAGGCGACGAACGACCTGGAGCGCCGGGTCGCCGAGGTCTACACCGTCTACCAGCGGCGGCTGACCGAGTCGAACTCGCTCGACTTCGACGACCTGATCATGAAGACGGTCGAGCTGCTGCAGACGTTCCCGGACGTGGCCGAGCACTACCGCCGCCGGTTCCGGCACGTGCTGGTCGACGAGTACCAGGACACCAACCACGCGCAGTACACGCTGGTGCGCGAGCTCGTCGGCAAGGCCGGTGGCGAGCTCCCGCCGGCGGAGCTGTGCGTGGTGGGCGACGCGGACCAGTCGATCTACGCGTTCCGCGGCGCGACGATCCGCAACATCGTGGAGTTCGAGCGCGACT from Lentzea guizhouensis harbors:
- a CDS encoding histone deacetylase; translated protein: MFWHDDCLEHDAGEGLWELPGSWPWLDVAEPHPENAARLRTFRHALTHGPVAEHLKWHEGRHASVDELLRVHSASYLDSLRVSERVALEVNTVVGPETWNAVCAAAGTSLAALESGAPLAYALVRPPGHHAQPAMADGYCFVNNAALVAETARRQGMRVAVLDWDVHHGNGTQEVFYDRPDVLTISVHMRHGAWGPNHPQTGAPSEVGAHGRNVNIELSLGAGDTAYLRALDEIAFPLLREFEPDLLVCASGFDGSAFDPNGRHNLTAAGYREIGRRVASSGTRVVLTQEGGYLRGYSALCLHALVEGLLRLPAPLLEDPLAYVPDDSRLVDADFERVLTAVRPFWPGVL
- a CDS encoding chorismate mutase, producing MESTTTAPDITELREEIDHLDAEILRLIQRRVEVSKIIGAARMAAGGTKIVHNREIDVLNRYKPLGPEGKDLAMVLLKMGRGPLGR